The following proteins come from a genomic window of Triticum aestivum cultivar Chinese Spring chromosome 6A, IWGSC CS RefSeq v2.1, whole genome shotgun sequence:
- the LOC123127824 gene encoding ferredoxin-thioredoxin reductase, variable chain, whose protein sequence is MATTAAAMAPPSTSTSASSVLLLRRLPSPASAAQRRCRLGPPPRLRAARPRVSLTSDVSSSSDVAEEEAEHAPKVGRRVRVTAPLRVYHVVKAPDLDIQGMEGVIKQYVGVWKGKRITANFPFKVEFQLTVDTQPKPVKLFVHLREDEFEYIADE, encoded by the coding sequence ATGGCAACGACCGCCGCGGCCATGGCGcccccctccacctccacctccgcctcctcggtcctcctcctccgccgcctcccctccccggcctccgccgcccagcgccgctgccgcctcggcccgccgccccgcctccgcgccgcccgccCGCGGGTCTCCCTCACCAGCgacgtctcctcctcgtccgacgtggccgaggaggaggccgagcacGCGCCCAAGGTCGGCAGGCGCGTGCGCGTCACGGCGCCCCTCCGCGTCTACCACGTCGTCAAGGCGCCCGACCTGGACATCCAGGGCATGGAGGGCGTCATCAAGCAGTACGTCGGCGTCTGGAAGGGCAAGCGCATCACCGCCAACTTCCCCTTCAAGGTCGAGTTCCAGCTCACCGTCGACACCCAGCCCAAACCGGTCAAGCTCTTCGTCCACCTACGCGAGGACGAGTTCGAGTACATCGCCGACGAATGA
- the LOC123127822 gene encoding uncharacterized protein At1g65710 gives MGLCFSKKQQGKPPPPQPTAAAATTKVAAAAVVAGDEKAKKAPQPRRASNADESAAAAKKAAPIVVKANKAAAGGEEGEKKEEARPVVVVAKGPMPVRTSSCTKEEVDAILIQCGRLSRSSSGSETRGGHRSKRSSDFDPSGAGGADEEGDWERNGVPVSRPSPHRGSPQRKRSGSRERTGSGSRRSSRSPGRRGEGGAPSATSAGSGAARQQPGKMVSVPAREKGRAPSPAAASGKRCASPRSSSPARVTAANENAGGGQKTAGQTPALSRSSSRKAEQSPLRRSPMAEIDENSLRNNNSSTNTKPQKKSTEIAVATPTRKTTERAKEQSSQKEKVEETIIAASETRAPSSKTTETRTVSIVAETPGRRSGRRSRRASRDFDQNPGLYASHLLEDIQNYHTSATATPGTPPSFTLPACVSKAQSIVDAVADLNSSSSESRTCEPDRSVDDKASVNAAAGGDDLDAPSVHRYVSVRDIRGRGEMELQESAGSNSLSGNLWTPSCESTDRTWSGSRSSNNGDEVVEQVPSHHGGARSPVNRPRQSKQRAAAQLEPSGRSRAGSSGVNAHRGRSAHRGSGSVVSGRSGARGVSASS, from the exons ATGGGGCTCTGTTTCAGCAAGAAGCAGCagggcaagccgccgccgccgcagccgaccGCGGCTGCGGCCACCACCAAGGTCGCCgcagccgcggtggtcgccggcgatgagAAGGCCAAGAAGGCGCCGCAGCCGAGGAGGGCGTCCAACGCGGACGAGTCCGCCGCGGCCGCCAAGAAGGCGGCGCCGATCGTCGTGAAGGCTAACAAGGCGGCTGCgggcggggaggagggggagaagaaggaggaggcgaggccggtggtggtggtggccaagGGGCCGATGCCGGTGCGCACGTCCAGCTGCACCAAGGAGGAGGTGGACGCCATCCTCATCCAGTGCGGGCGACTCAGCCGGAGTTCGTCCGGGAGCGAGACGAGGGGCGGCCACCGCTCCAAGAGGAGCTCCGACTTTGATCCGTCCGGGGCcggtggcgcggacgaggagggCGACTGGGAGAGAAACGGGGTCCCCGTGTCGAGGCCGTCGCCCCACCGGGGCTCGCCGCAGAGGAAGCGCTCCGGGAGCCGGGAGAGGACCGGCAGCGGGAGCCGCAGGTCGAGCCGATCGCCCGGACGGCGTGGCGAGGGCGGCGCGCCCTCTGCGACCTCGGCGGGCTCCGGCGCCGCCAGACAGCAGCCGGGGAAGATGGTCTCCGTTCCGGCGAGGGAGAAAGGGCGCGCACCGTCGCCCGCGGCCGCGTCCGGGAAGAGGTGCGCGTCTCCGCGATCAAGCTCGCCTGCGAGGGTGACCGCGGCCAATGAGAATGCTGGAGGGGGACAGAAGACGGCGGGGCAAACACCGGCGCTGAGCCGGAGCTCGTCCAGGAAGGCCGAGCAGTCGCCACTCCGGCGCAGCCCCATGGCCGAGATCGACGAGAATTCCCTCCGCAATAACAACAGCAGCACCAACACCAAGCCCCAGAAG AAATCGACGGAGATTGCTGTCGCCACCCCGACCCGGAAGACCACGGAGCGCGCAAAGGAGCAGAGTTCTCAGAAGGAGAAGGTGGAGGAGACCATCATTGCAGCGTCGGAGACGAGAGCACCGTCGTCCAAGACCACCGAGACGCGCACGGTGAGCATCGTGGCCGAGACCCCAGGCCGGAGGTCAGGCCGCCGTTCGCGCCGTGCGTCGCGCGACTTCGATCAGAACCCCGGCTTGTACGCCAGCCATCTCCTCGAGGACATCCAGAACTACCACACCTCCGCTACGGCTACCCCCGGAACGCCGCCATCCTTCACGCTACCGGCCTGCGTCTCCAAGGCGCAGTCCATCGTCGACGCCGTCGCCGACCTCAACTCCTCATCGTCGGAGAGCCGCACCTGCGAGCCCGATCGGAGCGTCGACGACAAGGCCTCCGTCAACGCGGCGGCCGGCGGGGACGACCTTGACGCGCCGAGCGTGCACAGGTACGTGTCGGTGCGGGACATCCGTGGCCGCGGGGAGATGGAGCTGCAGGAGTCCGCGGGGAGCAATAGCCTCTCCGGCAACCTGTGGACGCCGTCGTGCGAGTCCACGGACCGGACGTGGAGCGGCTCGCGGTCGTCGAACAACGGCGACGAGGTCGTCGAGCAGGTCCCTAGCCACCACGGTGGCGCGCGCAGCCCGGTGAACCGGCCCAGGCAGAGCAAGCAGAGGGCGGCGGCGCAGCTGGAGCCCAGCGGCCGGTCGCGCGCCGGCAGCTCCGGCGTCAATGCTCACCGTGGACGCAGCGCTCACCGCGGCAGCGGCAGCGTGGTGAGCGGCCGATCGGGCGCCCGTGGCGTCTCGGCGAGCTCGTAG
- the LOC123127825 gene encoding vacuolar-sorting protein BRO1, whose protein sequence is MSRPLPPMLSVPEKKTAAAELFRDRHFFNSPVFTDLRDARASVSAPNPQTQPPSSSRALLLRYHRLLSSARDDPCAFDDNLAFTWHDAFRPNLKHTSASLRFEKAAVVFNVGAASSRIAAAVDRAAEGGVKEACGEFQRAAGAFRAVGQMMEGGEGTVDMSPEAAAMLERLMLAQAQECCFERALAAGTSPAACSKVARQAALYYEEAYAALVIPPLQNHFERSWLSHVQLKAAQFNAEACYRYAIELHDKMEIGEEIARLQFGINAVVDAKRTARGAPASLYDSVSRLEQDMNQNLEKAVNENNRIYLMRIPAAKLLSPLPSASLVRSASKSEVLDAKAETGL, encoded by the exons ATGTCGCGGCCGCTCCCCCCGATGCTCTCCGTGCCGGAGAAGAAgacggccgccgccgagctctttCGCGACCGCCACTTCTTCAACTCCCCCGTCTTCACCGATCTCCGCGACGCCCGCGCCTCCGTCTCTGCCCCGAACCCCCAAACCCAGCCCCCCTCCTCCAGCCGCGCCCTCCTCCTCCGCTACCACCGGCTCCTCTCCTCCGCGCGGGACGACCCCTGCGCCTTCGACGACAACCTAGCCTTCACCTGGCACGATGCCTTCAGGCCCAACCTCAAGCACACCTCCGCGTCCCTCCGGTTCGAGAAGGCCGCCGTCGTGTTCAACGTCGGCGCGGCCTCCTCGAGGATCGCTGCGGCCGTGGACCGGGCGGCGGAGGGAGGGGTCAAGGAGGCTTGCGGGGAGTTCCAGCGCGCGGCGGGGGCGTTCCGTGCGGTGGGGCAGATGATGGAGGGGGGGGAGGGGACGGTGGATATGAGCCCGGAGGCCGCGGCGATGCTGGAGCGGCTCATGCTCGCGCAGGCGCAGGAGTGCTGCTTCGAGCGCGCACTCGCGGCTGGAACGTCGCCGGCGGCGTGCTCCAAGGTGGCCAGGCAG GCTGCCTTGTACTACGAAGAAGCGTATGCTGCACTGGTTATCCCTCCATTGCAGAACCACTTTGAAAGATCATGGTTGTCTCACGTCCAGTTGAAGGCTGCTCAATTCAATGCAGAAGCTTGCTATCGGTATGCTATTGAATTGCATGACAAGATGGAAATTGGCGAGGAGATAGCTCGACTGCAGTTTGGGATTAATGCAGTTGTTGATGCCAAGAGAACTGCCAGGGGAGCTCCCGCTTCCCTTTATGATTCTGTTTCCaggctagaacaagatatgaaccAGAACTTGGAGAAGGCAGTGAATGAGAACAACCGCATCTATCTTATGAGAATTCCAGCAGCCAAGTTGTTGTCTCCCTTGCCATCAGCTTCACTTGTCCGGTCTGCTTCCAAGAGTGAGGTCTTGGATGCAAAAGCAGAAACTGGCCTTTAG